The Acidicapsa ligni genome has a window encoding:
- a CDS encoding CHAT domain-containing protein: MASGLVCLYLFRNSVGGAEALLERADKLAWNNDWVEADPLYEKAESLLTTQHLPSKALYAHVSRFILRAESEPISSLLVELQRDETRPDANGPDTHLRILLIEGMLETNYDAGMARKTWEQVETIALRRGRYRLAARAVGEQGIAAFLQGDVASAGRLVRIAWITARCLHDQPAHVRYASVYGAGLVELQQYESAMRVLDEAINTATSSRSVAYPSIAMDSKIDALRGLHRYSDALELADEAIARLPSSTLDAHVFQILTSKGKVYGDINQWNQASHVYERALAYARHLEYWRGIAETGGLLAVSLEHEEKLPDALKAVDEAIHANEEQPDELYYAPRNLAIKAEILDRMGRSHEAHSLYERSLTLIDSLVATAPTPEVERDLITQLGVVYTSYYRSLAGEGDLAGAFEVVERERGRVEAHALEDHALVLPHPISPVEQKISDLNVKLIESDEPAITLQLEEALRTANLSSDNTTLAMRAARRPFSVASVQNHLESGELVLEYVLAEPTSSVLAITRGSVHKYDLPSKQEIELDARHYEATMRRRSADRVLASRLFSELLAPVPEYRSNPALIVIPDGQLHLLPFSALMANNAYVLTTHTVSASPSATVLSLLRDREQVTSSDPLSYVGVAAWSAMDEQEEAEVRSVSLRAPTPDFEPLPESKQEVEEIAGDFPEPNTLLIGPDATETRFKQLPLMKYRVLHLALHGYADLEFPDRSALVFSPESDGPDDGRLEIREIRNLRLRARLVALSSCNTGVGPIGASDIANVSNAFIEAGAETVVSTLWELQDRTAEHLMTDFYQKLAQHHEKGAALREAQLDFVRADLSPYYWAGFEVVGDPSGTL, encoded by the coding sequence ATGGCCTCAGGACTCGTATGTCTCTATCTCTTCCGAAATTCCGTAGGAGGCGCCGAGGCTCTCCTCGAACGGGCAGACAAGCTCGCGTGGAACAATGACTGGGTTGAGGCTGACCCGCTCTACGAAAAGGCTGAGTCACTCCTTACGACGCAGCACCTGCCATCGAAGGCGCTCTATGCGCACGTAAGCCGCTTCATTCTCCGGGCCGAGTCGGAGCCCATCTCGTCCCTATTGGTGGAGCTTCAGAGAGACGAGACGCGACCGGATGCGAACGGCCCTGATACCCACCTGAGGATCCTGCTCATCGAAGGGATGCTCGAGACGAACTACGATGCGGGGATGGCGCGGAAGACGTGGGAGCAGGTTGAGACCATCGCTCTCAGACGCGGTCGATATCGTCTGGCGGCCCGTGCCGTCGGAGAGCAAGGTATCGCCGCATTCCTGCAGGGAGACGTCGCGTCGGCAGGAAGGCTCGTCCGCATTGCATGGATAACGGCACGGTGTCTTCACGATCAGCCCGCGCACGTTCGCTATGCAAGCGTATATGGCGCTGGCCTGGTAGAACTCCAGCAGTACGAGAGTGCGATGCGGGTTCTTGACGAAGCCATCAACACCGCGACCAGCTCCCGCAGTGTTGCATATCCCAGTATTGCCATGGACTCGAAAATTGACGCATTGCGAGGCTTACATCGATATTCGGATGCCCTGGAACTCGCAGATGAAGCCATTGCGCGCCTTCCGTCTTCGACACTGGATGCGCACGTCTTCCAGATCCTGACATCCAAAGGAAAGGTCTATGGCGACATCAATCAATGGAATCAGGCCTCGCATGTTTACGAGCGCGCCTTGGCCTATGCAAGACATCTTGAATACTGGCGAGGCATCGCCGAGACCGGCGGCTTGCTCGCGGTATCCCTGGAACACGAGGAGAAATTGCCCGACGCGCTCAAGGCAGTCGATGAAGCCATTCATGCCAATGAAGAGCAACCCGATGAGCTGTATTATGCTCCCCGCAACTTGGCGATCAAAGCAGAGATCCTCGATAGGATGGGCCGGTCGCACGAAGCGCACTCCTTGTACGAACGGAGCCTAACCCTGATCGACTCACTAGTCGCGACAGCGCCCACCCCGGAAGTCGAGCGCGACCTGATCACGCAGTTGGGCGTTGTCTACACCTCATACTATCGATCACTTGCCGGCGAGGGCGACCTTGCGGGGGCCTTCGAGGTCGTAGAGAGGGAGCGCGGAAGGGTCGAGGCTCACGCGTTGGAGGATCACGCGCTGGTACTCCCTCATCCGATCTCTCCTGTGGAGCAGAAGATCTCGGACCTGAACGTGAAGCTCATTGAGAGTGATGAACCCGCGATTACCTTGCAATTAGAAGAGGCGCTTCGCACCGCAAATCTCTCGAGCGATAACACGACGCTCGCTATGCGCGCTGCCAGGCGTCCGTTTTCTGTGGCAAGTGTCCAGAATCATCTGGAATCCGGCGAACTTGTTCTCGAGTATGTTCTCGCCGAGCCAACCTCCTCTGTTCTCGCCATTACGCGCGGAAGCGTTCATAAATACGATCTGCCATCGAAGCAGGAGATCGAGCTGGACGCTCGACACTACGAAGCTACGATGCGTCGTCGCAGCGCAGATCGAGTGCTTGCCTCGCGGCTCTTTAGTGAGCTCCTGGCGCCTGTACCGGAGTATCGCTCGAACCCGGCCTTGATCGTCATTCCGGACGGGCAACTTCATCTGCTCCCATTCTCTGCCCTCATGGCGAACAACGCTTACGTGCTCACGACGCACACCGTCAGTGCAAGTCCATCGGCGACAGTTCTTTCCCTCCTGAGGGATCGCGAACAGGTCACCAGCAGCGATCCTCTGTCCTATGTCGGTGTTGCTGCATGGTCGGCCATGGATGAACAGGAAGAAGCTGAGGTCCGGTCCGTCTCGTTGCGTGCCCCGACTCCTGACTTCGAACCTCTGCCGGAGAGTAAGCAGGAGGTCGAGGAGATCGCCGGCGACTTTCCAGAACCTAACACATTACTAATAGGTCCGGACGCGACAGAGACCCGCTTCAAGCAACTTCCTCTGATGAAGTATCGCGTTTTACACTTGGCGCTCCACGGCTACGCGGATCTGGAATTCCCGGACCGTTCTGCGTTGGTGTTTTCACCCGAAAGCGATGGTCCGGACGATGGACGCCTGGAGATACGTGAGATTCGCAATCTCCGTCTCAGGGCGCGGTTGGTTGCCCTGTCATCGTGTAACACCGGCGTCGGCCCCATCGGTGCATCGGATATCGCGAACGTATCGAACGCATTCATCGAAGCGGGCGCGGAAACAGTCGTATCGACATTATGGGAGCTTCAGGACAGGACGGCTGAGCATCTGATGACGGACTTCTATCAGAAACTCGCGCAGCATCACGAGAAGGGGGCTGCGCTTCGCGAGGCGCAACTGGATTTCGTTCGGGCGGACCTATCGCCGTACTATTGGGCAGGCTTTGAAGTGGTTGGGGACCCCTCGGGGACGCTTTGA
- a CDS encoding S41 family peptidase: MAEEQLNRDQRSEILNMLSERVISKFYDPNLRGVDWKAAVDRHREAILSAESAESFELAVGKLLAELKTSHVGFYKQRPQRATARMAISATYSAESIEGQDRWVFQIVHEGGPGARAGLKAGDVLLSVDGRIYSPPEHPSFPLGKKTIVQVLTNEGRPVTRKLDIPIASKKRFQLPYVQPTLVVPKRIRHDIGYLRISMFPGVVGVDVANEITTAIRQLHPVNRLIIDLRGNSGGGLAVVRLMSLLTPERLPIGYSEHRSQSGMSSDAQRFPVFDSIPQRKLVLKWLTVKFGWRIAAAKLGLRVKPILLRTEGLEPKPFSKRVVLLVDRHTASASEIVAAFARENGLAVLVGEPTSGRLLSGDDFKLSGGYRVALPVGVYRTAHGWVLEGSPVEPDVHVPFDSSAARSGADPQLERAVEVVSTL; this comes from the coding sequence ATGGCAGAGGAGCAACTAAACAGAGACCAGCGATCAGAGATTTTGAATATGCTGTCGGAGAGAGTCATCAGCAAGTTTTATGATCCGAATCTACGGGGAGTCGACTGGAAGGCAGCCGTAGATAGACACCGCGAGGCAATCCTGAGTGCCGAGTCCGCGGAGTCCTTTGAACTGGCAGTGGGCAAACTCCTCGCAGAACTCAAAACCTCCCACGTAGGCTTCTACAAACAACGGCCTCAGCGCGCAACGGCACGAATGGCGATCAGTGCGACCTACAGTGCAGAATCGATCGAGGGGCAGGATCGCTGGGTCTTTCAGATTGTCCATGAGGGTGGGCCAGGAGCCAGAGCTGGCCTCAAGGCCGGCGATGTGTTGCTCTCGGTAGATGGCCGAATCTACTCTCCACCCGAACATCCCAGTTTTCCATTGGGGAAGAAAACGATCGTGCAGGTGCTGACTAACGAAGGTCGTCCTGTCACCCGCAAACTGGACATCCCGATTGCGTCGAAGAAGAGGTTCCAGCTTCCATACGTGCAACCTACTCTGGTCGTGCCGAAGCGAATTCGCCACGATATCGGATATCTCCGCATCTCCATGTTCCCCGGCGTGGTCGGCGTGGATGTAGCGAACGAAATTACAACCGCAATCCGGCAATTGCATCCGGTGAACCGGCTAATTATCGATCTCCGTGGGAACTCAGGAGGAGGTTTGGCAGTCGTCCGGTTAATGAGCCTGCTTACACCCGAACGTCTTCCCATCGGCTACAGCGAGCACCGCAGCCAATCTGGAATGTCATCCGACGCCCAGAGATTCCCGGTTTTCGATTCAATACCGCAGCGCAAGCTGGTCTTGAAATGGCTAACCGTTAAATTCGGTTGGCGGATCGCAGCCGCAAAGCTGGGTCTCCGGGTGAAACCGATCCTGCTCCGCACCGAAGGACTTGAGCCGAAACCCTTCAGCAAGCGTGTGGTTCTCCTGGTCGACCGACACACCGCCAGCGCGAGCGAGATTGTGGCAGCATTTGCGCGGGAGAACGGTCTAGCGGTCCTGGTGGGCGAACCGACCTCCGGTCGGCTGTTGAGCGGCGACGACTTCAAACTCTCCGGCGGTTACCGCGTGGCGCTTCCCGTTGGCGTCTATCGCACCGCGCATGGATGGGTTCTCGAAGGCAGCCCGGTTGAACCGGACGTGCATGTTCCGTTTGATTCAAGCGCCGCAAGGTCCGGAGCCGACCCTCAATTGGAGAGAGCGGTCGAGGTGGTTTCAACCCTCTGA